In one window of Festucalex cinctus isolate MCC-2025b chromosome 14, RoL_Fcin_1.0, whole genome shotgun sequence DNA:
- the klc1b gene encoding kinesin light chain 1b isoform X3 — protein MSTMVYAREEKLEKLSQEEIISNTKLVIQGLEALKNEHNSILHSLLETIKCLKKDEEANLVHEKSNLLRKSVEMIELGLGEAQVMMALSNHLNAVESEKQKLRAQVRRLCQENQWLRDELANTQQKLQKSEQSVAQLEEEKKHLEFMNQLKKYDEDVSPTQEEKDRETPKDSLDDLFPNDEEEHGQGMQHQHNSAAVAAAQQGGYEIPARLRTLHNLVIQYASQGRYEVAVPLCKQALEDLEKTSGHDHPDVATMLNILALVYRDQNKYKEAAHLLNDALSIREKTLGKDHPAVAATLNNLAVLYGKRGKYKEAEPLCKRALEIREKVLGKDHPDVAKQLNNLALLCQNQGKYEEVEYYYCRALEIYECRLGPDDPNVAKTKNNLASCFLKQGKYKEAEILYKEILTRAHEKEFGSVDAENKPIWMHAEEREEMSKGKHRDNTPYGEYGGWYKACKVNSPTVNTTLRNLGALYRRQGKLEAAETLEECAVRSRKQGIDPIHQTRMVEILKDGEGDRRRSRESLSSVKYESGSEAGEEVSMGVEWNGA, from the exons ATGTCCACAATGGTGTATGCCCGGGAAGAGAAGCTGGAAAAGCTCTCTCAAGAGGAGATCATCTCCAACACCAAACTGGTCATCCAGGGTTTGGAAGCCCTCAAGAATGAGCACAATTCCATTCTCCACAGTCTCTTGGAGACCATCAAGTGCCTGAAAAAGGACGAAGAAGCCAACCTGGTGCATGAGAAGTCCAACCTGCTGCGCAAGTCAGTGGAGATGATTGAGCTGGGGCTTGGTGAAGCACAG GTGATGATGGCCCTGTCCAACCACCTGAATGCGGTGGAGTCCGAAAAGCAGAAACTGCGTGCACAGGTGAGGAGGCTTTGCCAGGAGAACCAGTGGCTGCGTGATGAGCTGGCCAATACCCAACAGAAGCTGCAAAAGAGCGAGCAGAGTGTCGCTCAGCTCGAGGAAGAGAAGAAACATCTGGAGTTCATGAACCAGCTCAAGAAATATGACGAGGACGTCTCCCCCACA CAGGAGGAAAAGGACAGAGAAACACCAAAGGACTCTCTGGATGATCTCTTCCCCAATGATGAAGAGGAGCATGGCCAAGGAA TgcaacatcaacacaacagtGCAGCAGTAGCTGCAGCCCAGCAGGGAGGCTACGAGATCCCAGCTCGTCTGAGAACACTACACAACCTGGTGATCCAATATGCCTCTCAGGGCAGGTACGAGGTCGCTGTGCCCCTCTGCAAGCAAGCTTTGGAGGACCTGGAGAAAACATCTGGACACGACCACCCTGATGTTGCTACTATGCTCAACATCCTGGCTTTGGTTTATAG GGATCAGAATAAATACAAAGAGGCTGCACATCTTCTCAATGATGCTCTGTCCATCCGGGAGAAAACCCTGGGCAAAGACCATCCAGCT GTTGCTGCAACATTGAACAACCTGGCTGTACTGTATGGAAAGAGGGGGAAGTACAAGGAGGCTGAGCCTCTGTGCAAGAGGGCTCTGGAGATCAGAGAGAAG GTCCTGGGGAAAGACCATCCAGATGTGGCCAAACAACTGAACAACTTAGCTCTACTCTGTCAGAATCAAGGCAAATATGAGGAGGTGGAATACTACTACTGCCGTGCCCTGGAGATCTACGAATGTAGGCTGGGTCCCGATGATCCCAATGTGGCCAAAACCAAGAATAACCTG GCGTCCTGCTTTCTCAAACAGGGAAAATATAAGGAGGCTGAGATTCTATACAAAGAGATTCTGACTCGGGCCCATGAGAAGGAGTTTGGATCTGTAGATG CTGAAAACAAGCCTATCTGGATGCACGCCGAGGAAAGAGAGGAGATGAGCAAG GGCAAGCACAGGGACAACACGCCTTATGGAGAGTATGGAGGCTGGTATAAAGCCTGCAAAGTCAACAG CCCCACCGTGAACACGACACTGAGGAACCTGGGTGCTCTGTACCGCCGTCAAGGCAAGCTGGAAGCTGCCGAGACCCTGGAGGAATGCGCCGTGAGATCCCGCAAACAG GGCATTGACCCCATCCACCAGACACGCATGGTCGAGATCCTGAAGGACGGAGAAGGCGACAGGCGAAGGAGCAGGGAGAGCCTGAGCAGCGTTAAGTACGAAAGTGGCTCTGAAGCTGGCGAGGAAGTGAGTATGGGCGTGGAGTGGAATGGG GCCTAA
- the klc1b gene encoding kinesin light chain 1b isoform X4, protein MSTMVYAREEKLEKLSQEEIISNTKLVIQGLEALKNEHNSILHSLLETIKCLKKDEEANLVHEKSNLLRKSVEMIELGLGEAQVMMALSNHLNAVESEKQKLRAQVRRLCQENQWLRDELANTQQKLQKSEQSVAQLEEEKKHLEFMNQLKKYDEDVSPTQEEKDRETPKDSLDDLFPNDEEEHGQGMQHQHNSAAVAAAQQGGYEIPARLRTLHNLVIQYASQGRYEVAVPLCKQALEDLEKTSGHDHPDVATMLNILALVYRDQNKYKEAAHLLNDALSIREKTLGKDHPAVAATLNNLAVLYGKRGKYKEAEPLCKRALEIREKVLGKDHPDVAKQLNNLALLCQNQGKYEEVEYYYCRALEIYECRLGPDDPNVAKTKNNLASCFLKQGKYKEAEILYKEILTRAHEKEFGSVDAENKPIWMHAEEREEMSKGKHRDNTPYGEYGGWYKACKVNSPTVNTTLRNLGALYRRQGKLEAAETLEECAVRSRKQGIDPIHQTRMVEILKDGEGDRRRSRESLSSVKYESGSEAGEEA, encoded by the exons ATGTCCACAATGGTGTATGCCCGGGAAGAGAAGCTGGAAAAGCTCTCTCAAGAGGAGATCATCTCCAACACCAAACTGGTCATCCAGGGTTTGGAAGCCCTCAAGAATGAGCACAATTCCATTCTCCACAGTCTCTTGGAGACCATCAAGTGCCTGAAAAAGGACGAAGAAGCCAACCTGGTGCATGAGAAGTCCAACCTGCTGCGCAAGTCAGTGGAGATGATTGAGCTGGGGCTTGGTGAAGCACAG GTGATGATGGCCCTGTCCAACCACCTGAATGCGGTGGAGTCCGAAAAGCAGAAACTGCGTGCACAGGTGAGGAGGCTTTGCCAGGAGAACCAGTGGCTGCGTGATGAGCTGGCCAATACCCAACAGAAGCTGCAAAAGAGCGAGCAGAGTGTCGCTCAGCTCGAGGAAGAGAAGAAACATCTGGAGTTCATGAACCAGCTCAAGAAATATGACGAGGACGTCTCCCCCACA CAGGAGGAAAAGGACAGAGAAACACCAAAGGACTCTCTGGATGATCTCTTCCCCAATGATGAAGAGGAGCATGGCCAAGGAA TgcaacatcaacacaacagtGCAGCAGTAGCTGCAGCCCAGCAGGGAGGCTACGAGATCCCAGCTCGTCTGAGAACACTACACAACCTGGTGATCCAATATGCCTCTCAGGGCAGGTACGAGGTCGCTGTGCCCCTCTGCAAGCAAGCTTTGGAGGACCTGGAGAAAACATCTGGACACGACCACCCTGATGTTGCTACTATGCTCAACATCCTGGCTTTGGTTTATAG GGATCAGAATAAATACAAAGAGGCTGCACATCTTCTCAATGATGCTCTGTCCATCCGGGAGAAAACCCTGGGCAAAGACCATCCAGCT GTTGCTGCAACATTGAACAACCTGGCTGTACTGTATGGAAAGAGGGGGAAGTACAAGGAGGCTGAGCCTCTGTGCAAGAGGGCTCTGGAGATCAGAGAGAAG GTCCTGGGGAAAGACCATCCAGATGTGGCCAAACAACTGAACAACTTAGCTCTACTCTGTCAGAATCAAGGCAAATATGAGGAGGTGGAATACTACTACTGCCGTGCCCTGGAGATCTACGAATGTAGGCTGGGTCCCGATGATCCCAATGTGGCCAAAACCAAGAATAACCTG GCGTCCTGCTTTCTCAAACAGGGAAAATATAAGGAGGCTGAGATTCTATACAAAGAGATTCTGACTCGGGCCCATGAGAAGGAGTTTGGATCTGTAGATG CTGAAAACAAGCCTATCTGGATGCACGCCGAGGAAAGAGAGGAGATGAGCAAG GGCAAGCACAGGGACAACACGCCTTATGGAGAGTATGGAGGCTGGTATAAAGCCTGCAAAGTCAACAG CCCCACCGTGAACACGACACTGAGGAACCTGGGTGCTCTGTACCGCCGTCAAGGCAAGCTGGAAGCTGCCGAGACCCTGGAGGAATGCGCCGTGAGATCCCGCAAACAG GGCATTGACCCCATCCACCAGACACGCATGGTCGAGATCCTGAAGGACGGAGAAGGCGACAGGCGAAGGAGCAGGGAGAGCCTGAGCAGCGTTAAGTACGAAAGTGGCTCTGAAGCTGGCGAGGAA GCCTAA
- the mrpl2 gene encoding large ribosomal subunit protein uL2m has translation MAVSCLTRILSSLSISQPALLCSQVKLGVGAFLPTYSAVPCRGFLTTLPLEQNRTRWKQREKYSVRPMGMKKTGGRDHTGKIQVHGIGGGHKQKYRWIDFQRLRYEEDAERQPFDEKVVQVRYDPCRSADIAMVAGGNRRRWIIATENMQEGDVIKTSPVIGRMAVSANEGDAYPLGALPVGTLVNNLEVQPGRGSQYIRAAGTSGVLLRKVNGTAIVQLPSKRQVQVLETCMVTVGRVSNVDHNKRIIGKAGRNRWLGIRPSSGLWQRKGGWAGRKIKPLPPMKSYINMPSISAN, from the exons ATGGCAGTGTCTTGTTTGACTCGAATCCTGAGTTCCCTCTCCATCTCCCAGCCTGCCCTGCTGTGCTCTCAG gtcAAATTGGGTGTTGGGGCATTTCTGCCTACTTACAGTGCTGTGCCATGCCGGGGCTTCCTCACCACACTCCCTCTGGAGCAGAACAGAACGAGGTGGAAGCAGAGGGAGAAGTACTCTGTTAGACCGATGGGGATGAAAAAGACAGGAGGAAGAGATCACACag GTAAAATCCAAGTACATGGCATTGGCGGAGGTCACAAACAAAAGTATCGCTGGATTGACTTTCAACGTTTGCGCTATGAGGAAGATGCCGAACGGCAGCCCTTCGACGAGAAGGTTGTTCAAGTGCGATACGACCCGTGCAG GTCAGCTGACATTGCCATGGTGGCTGGAGGCAACCGCAGAAGATGGATCATCGCGACAGAGAACATGCAGGAGGGGGACGTCATTAAAACATCGCCCGTCATTGGACGCATGGCAG tGTCAGCAAACGAGGGTGACGCCTACCCACTGGGAGCACTTCCTGTGGGCACCCTGGTCAACAATCTGGAGGTACAACCCGGTAGAGGATCACAATATATTCGGGCTGCAG GCACCAGTGGTGTTTTGCTCCGTAAAGTAAATGGAACAGCCATTGTCCAGCTTCCGTCAAAGCGGCAGGTTCAG GTACTGGAGACCTGCATGGTAACAGTTGGCCGCGTGTCCAATGTGGACCACAACAAAAGAATCATCGGCAAAGCGGGCCGCAACCGCTGGCTCGGCATTCGCCCGTCGAGCGGCCTGTGGCAGAGGAAGGGCGGCTGGGCCGGACGCAAGATTAAACCGCTGCCGCCGATGAAGAGTTACATCAACATGCCTTCCATCTCAGCTAACTGA